GCCGCCTCTGCGGCCGCGATGTCGTGACAGCCGGGGAAGCCGACGACGTAGCAGGGCGCGTCCGGCACGCCGCTCGCCACGAGTGCCGAGTCGATCCCGCCGGAGAAGGCGACCGCCAGTCTCTCGGCGTCGACCTCTCGAACCGATTCCAGGACGGCCGCCTCGACGCGCGCGACCGACTCGTCGTACTCGCCCGGATCGCGGTCCGGGAGCGTCCAGACCGACTCGGTGCGGTCGAGCGGTGCGTCACCGACTGTGTCGGTCTCGGAGTCGTCGCCGTCCAGTCGTAGCGTGTGCCCCGCAGGTAGCAGCGTCGGCTCGATCAGGTCCTCGGGATCGTAACTCCACGCCGGACGGTCGGAGTCCGGCGAGAACGTGTCGAAGAAGATCGGCTGACGCCCGAGCACGTCCCGGACGAGTCGCCCGTCGAGTTCGCCCGCGAAGCCGGCCGTGCCGGGGAGTGGATCGGCGGTCGAGAGCGCATCGCGGACGACCGCCGGGTCGGCACCGCGCATCACAGCAGATCGGCGAGGCCGCGCACGATTCGCCGTCTCGCCCCGCCGGCGGCCTGTCTGAAGCTGATCGTCCACGGCGTCCGGCGGCCCTCGACGCTGGTCCGGCCGTCCGCGATGGCCGCCAGGATCGCCTCGACGGACGCCTCGTCGGCGTCGACGTGGGTGACCGCCTGTCCGACCATCTCGCTGATGTGCGCGTCACTGCCGGCGGTCATCGGCAGGTTCCGGCGCTCGGCGAAGCGTTCTGCCTGTCGGTTCGCCCGGCCGGTCAGGAGTCGAGAGTTGTAGACCTCGATGGCGTCGGCGCTGGCGAGTTGGTCCCGGGTGATCTTGTGGGCGACGCCGTGGCGCGACTTCTGGAAGGGATGGGGAATCACGGCGATACCGCCCTGTTCGTGGATGCGGTCGAGGGTGTCGTCGAAGGAGAGGCCGGCCGGCACGAGTTCGTCGATGCCGAACGCGAGGACGTGACCGGCGGCGGTCGTCACCTCCATGCCGGGGATGCCGACCAACCCGTACTCCGGGGCGAGTTCGGCCGCCTCCAGACTGGCGTCGATCTCGTCGTGGTCCGTGACGGCGACGGCGTCGAGACCGACGGCCGCCGCCTGCGAGAGGAGGAGATCGATCGGATCTCGGCCGTCGTAGGACAACGCCGAGTGTGTGTGTAGCTCGACCGATAACACGGTTCCTGGTAGTCAGCGTCGGTAGAAAAGCCCCCCGGTTCGGTCGCTTCGCGCGGCCGGTGTGGCTGTCGTCGGCTCCTCGGGACCTCAGGTCGAGCGCAGGTTCGGCAGGAGAATCGCCGCCGTGACGATCACCGTGAGCACTACCGCGACCGCGTACACCGCGATCAGGTGGAACTCCCCGCCGGTGAGCGTCTCGCGGACGGCCTCGTCTGTGAAGACCGCGACCACACCCAGCCCTGCCAACACGAGTCCGAGGATCGCCCAGATTCGTCCTTCCATCGGTCCGTCTGTGACACGACGGCTGTGTAAAGAGGTATCGAATTCCCTCAACAGCACGGCCTCGGCCCGCGGTGAAATGCACGTACATGCATATCGAAAGGCATTACCCCCCGCAGTCTGACCACGGAACTGAATGAGCCTCCCGGAGCAGGACCACAGTCTCGTCGTCGCGGAACTCGGGCGCGACCCGACACCGGCCGAGTCCGCGCTGTTCGAGAACCTCTGGAGCGAGCACTGCGCGTACCGGTCGTCCCGCCCACTCCTCTCGGCGTTCGACAGCGAGGGCGAACAGGTCGTCGTCGGTCCCGGCGACGACGCGGCG
This genomic window from Salinirubrum litoreum contains:
- a CDS encoding PHP domain-containing protein; this encodes MLSVELHTHSALSYDGRDPIDLLLSQAAAVGLDAVAVTDHDEIDASLEAAELAPEYGLVGIPGMEVTTAAGHVLAFGIDELVPAGLSFDDTLDRIHEQGGIAVIPHPFQKSRHGVAHKITRDQLASADAIEVYNSRLLTGRANRQAERFAERRNLPMTAGSDAHISEMVGQAVTHVDADEASVEAILAAIADGRTSVEGRRTPWTISFRQAAGGARRRIVRGLADLL